A window from Salinigranum halophilum encodes these proteins:
- the speB gene encoding agmatinase has translation MFPGSTADRDDADYVVVGAPLDVSTTFQPGTRFGPDRIRRFAETYDDYDHRTDQFFTELGVADDGDVRAWDDAEAYLSFLEGTLRDVVWDDAVPLLLGGEHTVTYAGVAATKPETFVCLDAHLDLRPEYDGNEWSHACVTRHVLSVVDEAVILGARTGAREEWERAREGDVTVVPPEEVREWLAAFDECGADGDEVYLSVDIDGADPSVAPGTGTMEPFGLSSREMRDVVRAVAPSCVGFDVVEVNDRDDGQAAALAGKLLREFVYTHAASDGPVGDG, from the coding sequence ATGTTTCCCGGTTCGACGGCCGACCGTGACGACGCGGACTACGTCGTCGTCGGCGCGCCGCTCGACGTCTCGACGACGTTCCAGCCGGGGACGCGGTTCGGTCCCGACCGAATTCGGCGCTTCGCCGAGACCTACGACGATTACGACCACCGAACGGACCAGTTCTTCACCGAGCTCGGCGTCGCCGACGACGGCGACGTCCGGGCGTGGGACGACGCGGAAGCGTATCTCTCGTTTCTCGAAGGCACCCTCCGCGACGTCGTCTGGGACGACGCGGTCCCGCTTCTCCTCGGCGGCGAGCACACGGTGACGTACGCCGGGGTCGCGGCGACGAAGCCGGAGACGTTCGTCTGTCTCGACGCCCACCTCGACCTCAGACCGGAGTACGACGGCAACGAGTGGAGCCACGCCTGTGTCACCCGACACGTCCTCAGTGTCGTCGACGAGGCGGTCATCCTGGGCGCGCGGACGGGGGCGCGAGAGGAGTGGGAGCGGGCGAGAGAGGGGGACGTGACCGTCGTCCCGCCCGAGGAGGTGCGCGAGTGGCTCGCGGCGTTCGACGAGTGCGGGGCGGACGGAGACGAGGTGTACCTCAGCGTCGACATCGACGGCGCGGACCCGAGCGTCGCGCCCGGGACGGGGACGATGGAGCCGTTCGGACTCTCGTCGCGCGAGATGCGCGACGTCGTGCGCGCGGTGGCCCCCTCGTGTGTCGGGTTCGACGTCGTCGAGGTGAACGACCGGGACGACGGTCAGGCCGCCGCGCTGGCCGGCAAACTCCTCCGTGAGTTCGTCTACACACACGCCGCGAGCGACGGCCCGGTCGGAGACGGCTAG
- a CDS encoding translation initiation factor IF-5A, protein MAKEQKQVRELQEGSYVMMEDSPCKINAYSTAKPGKHGSAKARIEGKGVFDNKKRSLSQPVDAKVWVPIIERKGGQVLSVSDDEMQVMDLDTYDTFTMRIPDGISASSDDEIEFLEYEGQRKIVRS, encoded by the coding sequence ATGGCGAAAGAGCAGAAGCAGGTCCGAGAGCTCCAAGAGGGCAGCTACGTCATGATGGAGGACTCTCCCTGTAAGATCAACGCGTACTCGACCGCCAAGCCGGGTAAGCACGGAAGCGCCAAGGCACGCATCGAAGGGAAGGGCGTCTTCGACAACAAGAAGCGCTCGCTCTCACAACCCGTCGACGCGAAGGTCTGGGTGCCCATCATCGAGCGCAAGGGCGGACAGGTCCTGTCGGTCTCGGACGACGAGATGCAGGTCATGGACCTCGACACCTACGACACGTTCACCATGCGTATCCCCGATGGCATCAGCGCGAGTTCCGACGACGAGATCGAGTTCCTCGAGTACGAGGGACAGCGCAAGATCGTCCGGTCGTAG
- a CDS encoding aminotransferase class I/II-fold pyridoxal phosphate-dependent enzyme gives MDIAPFALERWFAEVEHDADIMLAESGIRSLPADRFDTDPGALDYVIPTNGDPELRDELAGRYDRTADEVLCTCGTQEANFLAFIALMDRDAHAVCVTPTYQSLHELPRSFGSVTTVDLTPPRWTLDVDAVADAIEPHTRLIVLNNPNNPTGRYHAEETVQALYDLAADADAYLLCDEVYRQLTADPLPPVASMGPHGLSTTSLTKAYGLAGVRFGWLVGDQEVVERAWQWKDYTTISPSLFGQHVARQALGRREQAILRENRELVRDHHDRVADWVAAHGLSWHDPVGVNGFVTVPKGFRDGEVFCRAVVDEASVVLAPGNAFGFPGYFRIGFGLPTAELTEGLSRLDEFLGAGR, from the coding sequence ATGGACATCGCTCCGTTCGCGCTCGAACGCTGGTTCGCCGAGGTCGAACACGATGCCGACATCATGCTCGCCGAGTCGGGAATCCGGTCGCTCCCCGCGGACCGCTTCGACACCGACCCTGGCGCGCTGGACTACGTCATCCCGACGAACGGCGACCCAGAGCTCAGAGACGAACTCGCGGGACGCTACGACCGGACGGCGGACGAGGTGCTCTGTACCTGCGGGACGCAGGAGGCGAACTTCCTCGCGTTCATCGCGCTCATGGACCGCGACGCCCACGCGGTCTGTGTCACTCCGACCTACCAGTCGCTCCACGAACTCCCGCGGTCGTTCGGCTCGGTGACGACCGTCGACCTGACGCCGCCACGGTGGACACTCGACGTCGACGCTGTCGCGGACGCCATCGAACCGCACACACGGCTCATCGTCCTCAACAACCCGAACAACCCCACTGGCAGATACCACGCCGAGGAGACGGTTCAGGCGCTCTACGACCTCGCAGCCGATGCGGACGCGTATCTGCTCTGTGACGAGGTGTACCGCCAGCTGACGGCCGACCCGCTCCCCCCGGTCGCGTCGATGGGACCACACGGTCTGTCGACGACGTCGCTCACGAAGGCGTACGGTCTCGCTGGGGTCCGGTTCGGCTGGCTCGTGGGAGACCAGGAGGTCGTCGAGCGCGCCTGGCAGTGGAAGGATTACACGACCATCTCGCCGTCGCTCTTCGGCCAGCACGTCGCCCGGCAGGCGCTGGGCCGGCGCGAGCAGGCTATTTTACGAGAGAACCGAGAACTCGTCCGCGACCACCACGACCGCGTCGCCGACTGGGTCGCAGCCCACGGGCTGTCGTGGCACGACCCCGTCGGCGTCAACGGCTTCGTCACGGTGCCCAAGGGGTTCAGAGACGGCGAGGTGTTCTGTCGCGCCGTCGTCGACGAGGCGTCGGTCGTCCTCGCCCCGGGGAACGCGTTCGGGTTCCCGGGCTACTTCCGCATCGGGTTCGGCCTCCCGACGGCAGAGTTGACAGAGGGACTGAGCCGTCTCGACGAGTTCCTCGGCGCGGGTCGGTGA
- a CDS encoding DUF5518 domain-containing protein, which produces MARWHAVVTGLLVALTMEAVIWLISGRLSLIGGLVGSAIAGYVASEEVTDGAWHGLLTALSWGIVLIPAGVLVTLTRTTGLPFPLEFVLPYTRTPGDVTTAMLLLVTLPNVLTGAAGSLVRVSHGPAAWMPEDWA; this is translated from the coding sequence ATGGCGCGCTGGCACGCGGTCGTCACCGGTCTCCTCGTCGCGTTGACGATGGAGGCGGTCATCTGGCTCATCTCCGGCCGGCTATCGCTCATCGGCGGACTCGTCGGGAGCGCAATCGCCGGCTACGTCGCCAGCGAGGAGGTGACAGACGGCGCGTGGCACGGGCTCCTGACCGCGCTCTCGTGGGGGATCGTCCTGATACCCGCAGGTGTCCTCGTGACGCTCACCCGGACCACTGGCCTGCCGTTCCCGCTGGAGTTCGTGCTGCCGTACACGCGAACGCCCGGCGACGTGACGACGGCCATGCTCCTCTTGGTGACGCTCCCGAACGTCCTCACCGGTGCCGCCGGGAGTCTCGTCCGGGTCAGCCACGGGCCCGCGGCGTGGATGCCCGAAGACTGGGCGTGA
- a CDS encoding methylated-DNA--[protein]-cysteine S-methyltransferase, translating to MRLSVFGYVFELDETLVDVTPAELRRAVAAYERGDSREFVCAVAYPEGFTGAVMRAMAEIPYGETRTYGELADELDTSAVAVGGACGRNPLPLVVPCHRVVGASSLGGFSAHGGVAAKRRLLAHERGGPVQQTLD from the coding sequence ATGAGACTCTCGGTGTTCGGCTACGTGTTCGAACTCGACGAGACGCTCGTCGACGTCACACCCGCGGAGCTCCGTCGAGCGGTCGCAGCGTACGAACGCGGAGACAGCCGCGAGTTCGTGTGCGCGGTCGCGTACCCCGAAGGCTTCACCGGCGCGGTGATGCGGGCGATGGCCGAAATCCCGTACGGTGAGACACGGACGTACGGCGAGTTGGCGGACGAACTCGACACCAGTGCTGTCGCCGTCGGCGGCGCGTGCGGACGCAACCCGCTTCCCCTCGTCGTCCCCTGTCACCGGGTCGTCGGTGCGTCGTCGCTCGGGGGGTTCTCTGCGCACGGCGGCGTCGCGGCCAAGCGTCGGCTCCTCGCCCACGAGCGCGGGGGACCGGTCCAGCAGACGCTCGACTGA
- a CDS encoding ABC1 kinase family protein — MVTLVNLRAYWRFFVVLYQFFPLIIAYARDKRRFLLFGGSRQVDTEEQKRRANVLLDSLLKLGPTFIKLGQLLSTRPDILPPAYVDVLSRLQDDVPPADWAQVEAVLEAEVGPVDEVYDDFDRDPISGASLGQVYTATYEGEEVAVKVRRPGIEELVEADLRVVRWSLPLIQRFIGQGRAFSLENLADEFAKTIRQEMDYTREGRVLTTIRENFAGDDDIRIPELVGEVSGPRVLTMEYLPGVKINDLSTLDERGIDRTELASRLQRIYLQMIVDDGDFHADPHPGNLAVDDEGAIIFYDFGMSGQVDPFIQEKIVEFYIAVANQDIDGILDTLIEMGTLSPEADRQVMGDVMELAIADARGEDIEQYRVQQIIEQVESTIYEFPLRLPRNLALVLRVATVVEGVCVTLDPDFDFIAVATDYLTEQGYREETIKRLATEAGEQVQATTRSLFRVPPKLERVLDQVERDDLTVNVRIEDKNDVLSKLARRIVYGVLLAVGVLSTAILYAFDGFEPAAVAAAVTLPVVFLLYRSFKRKKGLKARPQFTRQNLRQRRGD, encoded by the coding sequence GTGGTCACGCTGGTCAATCTCCGTGCCTACTGGCGCTTCTTCGTCGTCCTCTACCAGTTCTTCCCGCTCATCATCGCGTACGCGCGCGACAAGCGGCGGTTCCTGCTGTTCGGCGGGTCGCGGCAGGTCGACACCGAGGAGCAGAAACGCCGGGCGAACGTTCTCCTCGACTCGCTTTTGAAACTCGGGCCGACGTTCATCAAACTCGGCCAACTGCTGTCGACCCGGCCGGATATCCTCCCACCGGCGTACGTCGACGTGCTCTCGCGGCTCCAAGACGACGTCCCGCCCGCGGACTGGGCGCAGGTCGAGGCGGTGCTCGAAGCGGAAGTCGGACCCGTCGACGAGGTCTACGACGACTTCGACCGCGACCCCATCAGCGGTGCCTCCCTCGGGCAGGTGTACACCGCCACCTACGAGGGTGAAGAGGTCGCGGTCAAAGTCCGTCGCCCCGGCATCGAGGAACTCGTCGAGGCCGACCTGCGGGTGGTGCGCTGGTCGCTCCCGCTGATTCAGCGGTTCATCGGCCAGGGGCGGGCGTTCTCCCTGGAGAACCTCGCCGACGAGTTCGCGAAGACCATCCGTCAGGAGATGGACTACACCCGCGAAGGGCGGGTCCTGACGACGATTCGAGAGAACTTCGCCGGCGACGACGACATCAGGATTCCCGAACTCGTCGGCGAGGTCTCCGGGCCGCGCGTGCTCACCATGGAGTACCTCCCGGGCGTGAAGATCAACGACCTGAGCACGCTCGACGAGCGCGGCATCGACCGGACGGAACTCGCGAGCCGGCTCCAGCGAATCTACCTCCAGATGATCGTCGACGACGGCGACTTCCACGCCGACCCCCACCCGGGGAACCTCGCTGTGGACGACGAGGGTGCCATCATCTTCTACGACTTCGGCATGAGCGGGCAGGTCGACCCGTTCATCCAGGAGAAGATCGTCGAGTTCTACATCGCCGTCGCGAACCAGGACATCGACGGCATCCTCGACACGCTCATCGAGATGGGGACGCTCTCACCCGAGGCCGACCGGCAGGTGATGGGCGACGTGATGGAACTCGCCATCGCGGACGCCCGCGGCGAGGACATCGAGCAGTATCGCGTCCAGCAGATCATCGAGCAGGTCGAGTCCACCATCTACGAGTTCCCGCTCCGACTCCCGCGGAACCTGGCGCTCGTCTTGCGGGTCGCGACCGTCGTCGAGGGGGTGTGCGTCACGCTCGACCCCGACTTCGACTTCATCGCCGTCGCGACCGACTACCTCACAGAGCAGGGGTACCGCGAGGAGACCATCAAGCGGCTCGCTACCGAGGCGGGCGAGCAGGTCCAGGCCACGACACGCTCGCTCTTTCGGGTGCCGCCGAAGCTCGAACGCGTCCTCGACCAGGTCGAACGCGACGACCTGACGGTCAACGTCCGCATCGAGGACAAGAACGACGTGCTCTCGAAACTCGCTCGCCGCATCGTGTACGGGGTCCTGCTCGCGGTGGGTGTCCTCTCGACGGCCATCCTCTACGCCTTCGACGGCTTCGAGCCCGCGGCAGTCGCGGCCGCCGTCACCCTCCCGGTCGTCTTCTTGCTCTACCGGTCGTTCAAGCGCAAGAAGGGGCTGAAGGCGCGCCCGCAGTTCACCCGGCAGAACCTCAGACAGCGGCGGGGCGACTGA
- a CDS encoding Hsp20/alpha crystallin family protein, whose protein sequence is MSALRDALRDLPEAVFADLLESEDQYLLVLDLPGVTAETVDIAVEKGRLVVEARREKSLPPEFRYVRENRSLFLDAELPLPPDATGAGAEATVDRGVLELRLPKRDSAPQRTIPISDKDA, encoded by the coding sequence ATGTCAGCACTGCGCGACGCGCTGCGCGACCTCCCAGAGGCAGTGTTCGCGGATCTCCTCGAGTCGGAGGACCAGTATCTCCTCGTCCTCGACCTGCCCGGCGTCACCGCCGAGACGGTCGATATCGCCGTCGAGAAGGGCCGACTCGTCGTCGAGGCGCGCCGTGAAAAGAGCCTCCCGCCGGAGTTCCGGTACGTCCGCGAGAACCGGTCGCTCTTCCTCGACGCCGAACTTCCGCTCCCGCCGGACGCGACCGGCGCGGGAGCGGAGGCGACCGTCGACCGCGGTGTCCTCGAACTTCGTCTGCCGAAGCGCGATTCGGCCCCCCAACGAACCATCCCGATCTCGGACAAGGACGCGTAA
- a CDS encoding molybdopterin molybdotransferase MoeA, with protein MHDDRKRSGFKTRTRVDDARERLLGAVTPHGRTARVDLARADARPLAERVTAPNPVPGYDRAAMDGWAVRAQDTFGASGRSPAVLRVTGEAGSDASVGPSDAVRVHTGSALPDGADAVVMIEETEQVGDEIEVFDAVTGGENVGDAGEDVEAGQTLFEAGHRLRPSDLGLLKSVGLARVSVFEQPTVGVIPTGEELVQANPQPGEVIETNGLTVSSLVSRWGGVATYRDVVTDDFDALRAAIQRDLTKDVVVTTGGSSVGKRDLLPEVIDELGEVLVHGVALKPGHPVALGVVEETPVISLPGYPVACIVNAVQFLRPVLKHVGGMDCRPLPSTEARLARKISSEPGTRTFARVELRTEDGERVAVPTRTSGSGILSSVALADGWVVVPESREGIPEDERVPVEDWEWSA; from the coding sequence ATGCACGACGACCGGAAACGCTCGGGGTTCAAGACACGAACCCGAGTCGACGACGCCCGCGAGCGGCTGCTCGGGGCGGTGACTCCACACGGGCGCACTGCGCGCGTCGACCTCGCACGAGCCGACGCGCGACCCCTCGCCGAACGCGTCACGGCACCGAATCCAGTGCCGGGCTACGACCGCGCCGCGATGGACGGCTGGGCCGTCCGCGCTCAGGACACCTTCGGGGCGTCCGGCCGGTCGCCCGCCGTCCTTCGGGTCACCGGTGAGGCCGGGAGCGACGCGTCCGTCGGACCGTCCGACGCTGTCAGGGTCCACACCGGGAGCGCCCTCCCCGACGGCGCGGACGCCGTCGTCATGATCGAGGAGACCGAACAGGTCGGCGACGAAATCGAGGTGTTCGACGCCGTCACCGGCGGCGAGAACGTTGGCGACGCCGGCGAGGACGTCGAGGCCGGGCAGACGCTATTCGAGGCCGGACACCGACTGCGCCCGTCGGACCTCGGCCTGCTCAAGTCGGTCGGACTCGCCCGCGTTTCGGTGTTCGAACAGCCGACTGTCGGCGTCATCCCGACCGGCGAGGAACTCGTCCAGGCCAACCCCCAGCCCGGAGAGGTCATCGAGACGAACGGGCTCACCGTCTCCTCGCTCGTCTCTCGGTGGGGCGGCGTGGCGACGTACCGCGACGTCGTCACCGACGACTTCGACGCGCTCCGGGCGGCCATCCAGCGCGACCTCACGAAGGACGTCGTCGTCACGACCGGGGGGTCGTCGGTCGGCAAACGCGACCTCCTCCCCGAAGTCATCGACGAGCTCGGAGAGGTGCTGGTCCACGGCGTCGCGCTCAAACCGGGACACCCCGTTGCGCTCGGCGTCGTCGAGGAGACGCCCGTCATCTCGCTCCCGGGGTATCCCGTCGCCTGCATCGTCAACGCCGTCCAGTTCCTCCGTCCGGTCCTCAAGCACGTCGGCGGGATGGACTGTCGACCGCTCCCGAGCACGGAGGCGCGGCTCGCACGCAAGATTTCGAGCGAGCCCGGTACCCGGACGTTCGCCCGGGTCGAACTGCGCACCGAGGACGGTGAACGCGTCGCGGTTCCGACACGGACCTCCGGGTCGGGAATCCTCTCATCGGTCGCGCTCGCCGACGGCTGGGTCGTCGTCCCCGAGTCGCGCGAGGGGATTCCGGAAGACGAACGCGTCCCGGTCGAGGACTGGGAGTGGTCCGCATGA
- a CDS encoding molybdopterin biosynthesis protein has product MSDRKEFRDLSTPEEAHEAIASLSLTPPPESVPLDAARGRVLAERVDATIDVPGFDRASMDGYAVRGRDTFGADESDPVVLDLVGAVHAGEAPDVTVEPGTCAEISTGAVLPPGADAVVMVERTDDLGGAIEIRTAVAPGDSVMLAGADIAAGSRALGPGTRITPREIGLLSALGVDEVPVHGAPTVGIVSTGDELVRPGDELDSSRGEIYDVNSQTIAAGVAEAGGEPVLYPHAGDDYEEMERLLRDAADECDLVLSSGSTSASAVDVIYRVIEERGELLLHGVAVKPGKPMLVGRLDSAETPSAYVGLPGYPVSALTIFRTFVAPAIRRAAGRSEPRTATMTGEFAVRERYSEGRLRLMPVGLVERVGTDEPLVYPVDKGSGATTSLVEADGIVEVHPDTEYIAAGETVTVTLFSPDVRVPRLLGVGEDDPLLSRLLDRVDAPRYLPVGSREGTRRLRDGAPDVAVVAGPSEREVDSEELGAWTREWGLVVSDPLDGLADLVDRDLRFVNRDRAAGLRATFDAALAALADDRGSSRAALAEQIDGYDLTVKAHESPARAVRSGKADAGLGLRATAETLGLDFVSLGYERVALLAAPGRADKPAVGELVDALADSADDRALLPGYDVV; this is encoded by the coding sequence ATGAGCGACCGCAAGGAGTTCCGTGACCTCTCCACCCCCGAGGAGGCCCACGAGGCCATCGCCTCCCTCTCGCTCACGCCGCCTCCCGAGTCGGTCCCCCTCGACGCGGCGCGCGGGCGCGTCCTCGCCGAACGGGTCGATGCGACCATCGACGTCCCCGGCTTCGACCGTGCGAGCATGGACGGCTACGCCGTCCGTGGGCGGGACACCTTCGGTGCGGACGAGTCCGACCCCGTCGTCTTGGACCTGGTCGGCGCGGTCCACGCGGGGGAAGCGCCCGACGTCACGGTCGAACCGGGGACCTGCGCGGAGATCTCGACCGGGGCGGTGCTTCCGCCGGGAGCCGACGCCGTCGTCATGGTCGAACGGACCGACGACCTCGGCGGGGCAATCGAGATCCGGACGGCCGTCGCGCCGGGCGACAGCGTGATGCTCGCGGGGGCGGACATCGCTGCGGGGTCACGCGCGCTCGGTCCCGGCACACGAATCACTCCCCGAGAGATCGGCCTGCTCTCGGCGCTCGGCGTCGACGAGGTACCCGTCCACGGCGCTCCGACGGTCGGCATCGTCTCGACGGGCGACGAACTCGTCCGTCCCGGCGACGAACTCGACTCCTCGCGCGGGGAGATCTACGACGTCAACTCGCAGACCATCGCCGCCGGCGTGGCCGAGGCCGGCGGCGAACCCGTCCTCTACCCACACGCCGGCGACGATTACGAGGAGATGGAGCGGCTGCTGCGAGACGCGGCCGACGAGTGCGACCTCGTCCTCTCCTCGGGGTCGACCTCCGCCTCCGCCGTCGACGTCATCTACCGCGTCATCGAAGAACGCGGCGAGCTCCTGCTCCACGGGGTCGCGGTGAAGCCGGGCAAGCCGATGCTCGTCGGTCGACTCGACTCCGCGGAGACTCCGTCGGCGTACGTCGGTCTCCCCGGCTACCCCGTGTCGGCGCTCACCATCTTCCGGACCTTCGTCGCGCCCGCCATCCGCCGCGCCGCCGGACGCTCGGAGCCGCGGACGGCGACGATGACCGGCGAGTTCGCGGTCCGCGAGCGGTACAGCGAGGGGCGGCTCCGACTGATGCCGGTCGGTCTCGTCGAGCGTGTGGGGACCGACGAACCGCTCGTCTACCCCGTCGACAAGGGAAGCGGCGCGACGACGAGCCTCGTCGAGGCGGACGGCATCGTCGAGGTCCACCCGGACACGGAGTACATCGCCGCCGGCGAGACGGTGACGGTCACGCTGTTCTCGCCGGACGTCCGCGTGCCGCGACTGCTCGGTGTCGGGGAAGACGACCCGCTGCTCTCGCGGCTCCTCGACCGGGTCGACGCGCCGCGATATCTCCCCGTCGGCAGTCGCGAGGGGACCCGTCGGCTCCGCGACGGCGCTCCCGACGTGGCGGTCGTTGCCGGGCCGAGCGAGCGCGAGGTCGACAGCGAGGAACTCGGGGCGTGGACGCGCGAGTGGGGACTCGTCGTCTCCGACCCGCTCGACGGACTCGCCGACCTCGTCGACCGCGACCTCCGGTTCGTGAACCGCGACCGGGCCGCCGGACTCCGCGCGACGTTCGACGCGGCCCTCGCGGCGCTCGCCGACGACCGGGGGAGTTCGCGCGCGGCGCTCGCCGAACAGATCGACGGCTACGACCTGACGGTGAAGGCCCACGAGAGCCCCGCCCGTGCCGTCCGCTCGGGGAAGGCCGACGCCGGACTCGGCCTCCGCGCGACGGCGGAGACGCTCGGACTCGACTTCGTCTCCCTCGGTTACGAACGGGTGGCCCTTCTCGCGGCCCCCGGCCGCGCCGACAAACCGGCCGTCGGCGAACTCGTCGACGCGCTCGCCGACAGCGCGGACGACCGGGCGCTCCTCCCCGGCTACGACGTGGTCTGA
- a CDS encoding HalOD1 output domain-containing protein — protein MPAPISVLHVDDEPDVLDLSTKLFERQDSRVSVVTAGSGPAGMDVLSSRDVDCVVSDSVRMPDGHSFVEAASRETDAPIVLFTAKEWREVASDAVAADVAEYVRKADVSDYKSVLKHVLRLTDDTTKETAANRRLIGRHDFSSPTELGVSIVHAVETAVDEDVDEFDPLYDTIDPDALESLFGPVRGSADGGQLEVHFSYHGLDLAVSGDGNIAIRS, from the coding sequence ATGCCTGCACCCATCTCCGTGCTTCACGTCGACGACGAGCCCGATGTCTTAGACCTCTCGACGAAGCTGTTCGAGCGGCAGGACTCGCGGGTCTCGGTCGTCACGGCGGGAAGCGGCCCGGCGGGTATGGACGTGCTCTCGAGCCGCGACGTCGACTGCGTCGTCTCCGACTCCGTCCGCATGCCCGACGGCCACTCGTTCGTCGAGGCCGCGAGCCGTGAGACGGACGCGCCGATCGTCCTCTTCACCGCCAAAGAGTGGCGGGAAGTCGCCTCCGACGCCGTCGCGGCGGACGTCGCCGAGTACGTCCGGAAGGCGGACGTCTCCGACTACAAATCCGTCCTCAAGCACGTCCTCCGCCTCACCGACGACACGACGAAGGAGACGGCCGCGAACCGGCGCCTCATCGGTCGCCACGACTTCTCCTCACCCACCGAACTCGGCGTCTCTATCGTGCACGCCGTCGAGACGGCCGTCGACGAAGACGTCGACGAGTTCGACCCGCTGTACGACACCATCGACCCCGACGCGCTCGAGTCGCTCTTCGGCCCCGTCCGCGGGAGCGCTGACGGCGGCCAGCTCGAGGTCCACTTCTCCTACCACGGACTCGACCTGGCCGTCTCCGGCGACGGGAACATCGCGATTCGGTCCTGA
- a CDS encoding response regulator — MDRSPVILHVDDDEACLELSRSSFERALPTVELITRSDADEALATLRVEQVDAVVSDSVELADGTPFVEAARNAYPDLPIVLYTGREFTDAAPVITRAGVTEYVQKRTDTPVRDLVTRVERVVDSDDRLGTAQFRHAPERADTPRARDDPAGDPSETTADGWTELARCDPTSVDDLLVTLVDVLGDRADERPLVELFDAEALASIFSSQNGDRSVQIRLRLDTHEVVVTDAGVVASRPLTSD; from the coding sequence ATGGATAGGTCGCCAGTAATCCTTCACGTCGACGACGACGAGGCGTGCCTCGAACTGTCTCGGTCGTCGTTCGAGCGTGCGCTCCCGACGGTGGAGCTCATCACCCGGTCCGACGCGGACGAGGCGCTCGCGACCCTCCGCGTGGAGCAGGTCGACGCCGTCGTCTCGGATTCGGTCGAACTGGCGGACGGCACTCCGTTCGTCGAGGCCGCGCGGAACGCGTATCCCGACCTCCCCATCGTCCTCTACACCGGGCGGGAGTTCACCGACGCCGCTCCCGTCATCACGCGGGCCGGCGTCACCGAGTACGTCCAAAAGCGCACGGACACTCCGGTCCGTGACCTCGTCACTCGCGTCGAACGCGTCGTCGACTCCGACGACCGACTGGGCACGGCGCAGTTCCGGCACGCACCCGAGAGAGCGGACACGCCGCGGGCGCGTGACGACCCGGCCGGTGACCCCAGCGAGACCACGGCCGACGGGTGGACGGAACTCGCCCGCTGTGACCCCACCTCCGTCGACGACCTCCTCGTGACCCTCGTCGACGTCCTCGGCGACCGGGCCGACGAGCGACCCCTGGTCGAACTGTTCGACGCCGAGGCGCTCGCCAGCATCTTCTCCTCACAGAACGGCGACCGCTCCGTGCAGATTCGACTCCGTCTCGACACACACGAGGTCGTCGTCACCGACGCGGGCGTCGTCGCCAGTCGCCCGCTCACGTCCGATTGA
- a CDS encoding HAD family hydrolase, producing the protein MVVGAYDVWLFDLDGTIVDAEWSYTRDVFERVGARLGRAFTDHEAEIIWHGLNGARDPQLRAWGIDPAEFWPVFHDEEDPLARAEATYLHDDAAALVRDVQRAGQPIGLVTHCQEFLARPVLEHLDIGDWFDAVLCCTSEVGWKPDPAPIEYTLSQLDVPARARGVLAGDGASDIGAAWNAGLDGIHVERHPPERRGHCVLADHRVSSFDELNRT; encoded by the coding sequence ATGGTAGTCGGCGCGTACGACGTCTGGCTGTTCGACCTGGACGGGACGATCGTCGACGCCGAGTGGTCGTACACGCGCGACGTGTTCGAGCGCGTCGGTGCCCGCCTGGGTAGAGCGTTCACAGACCACGAGGCGGAGATCATCTGGCACGGCCTCAACGGCGCACGGGACCCCCAACTTCGAGCATGGGGCATCGACCCCGCCGAGTTCTGGCCCGTCTTCCACGACGAGGAGGACCCGCTCGCTCGCGCGGAGGCGACCTACCTCCACGACGACGCCGCTGCGCTCGTCCGCGACGTCCAGCGCGCGGGCCAGCCCATCGGCCTCGTGACCCACTGTCAGGAGTTCCTCGCTCGGCCCGTCCTCGAGCACCTCGACATCGGCGACTGGTTCGACGCCGTCCTCTGTTGTACCTCGGAGGTCGGCTGGAAGCCCGACCCCGCGCCGATCGAGTACACGCTGTCACAGCTCGACGTGCCTGCACGGGCGCGAGGGGTGCTCGCCGGCGACGGTGCGAGCGATATCGGCGCGGCGTGGAACGCCGGCCTCGACGGGATTCACGTCGAGCGACACCCGCCGGAGCGGCGTGGCCACTGCGTGCTCGCGGACCACCGCGTGTCGTCGTTCGACGAACTCAATCGGACGTGA